CAAATAGTTTAAATGGTTGTTAACCTTTGATTACAGATATAGATAGATGAAAAATTCTTGGTACACGATGTGTTATTAAACCAAAATGGAGAAAGCTGATTAGGTTGTGTGTGAATTTGGGAATGCAGGTGCCAGACAGTGATAGAGAAGTTACAAGCTTGTTGTGAGAAATGCAATAACGAGTCAACGCACTGTGGATCTGTATCTGCCCTCTTGAAGCAAATCAAGAAGTAGTGTAAACCAACGAGAGAGGAGGAGGCATCATCAAGTTAAAAAAACATCAATGAACATTTGTTTACTCATTTTTGTCTCCtctgatatatttttgtataaatttgACAGAGTCACTTTTTCCAAATAAAGAAACATTTCTAAAATTACGAGTTTCCACGTGGACAATCGTGTCTGCTTTATAACCGCCGGCCGAGATATTTGCAAAAACTAATATCCGCCGACCATTTGCGAGCGAGCAGCAACCATGTCAATCGCTACTCCCCTCAACGCCACTCTACAACGCtcgcctcctcctccttctttctCCGTCTTCTCTCCGATTCATCCCACCACTCTTTCAGTTACCGGAACTCGCAAGAGATGTCTCAGGATGGTGGTGACTTCATGCGTCTCCCACTCTCAGAGCTCTGTTCAGAACGGTGTCACCGACGCCGTATCAGCGAGAAACCAGATTCGTCTCGGTCTTCCTAGCAAGGGACGCATGGCCACCGATACGCTAGATCTTCTCAAGGTGAGTGTTATTTAGAGTTTCttgaatcatttttattttgttttctttgtgctGGTTGTTATCTGAGCGTGCCGAAAGCTTCATTCTTTAGCAAAGTGGAGACATTGATTTACAATCTCATTTGCTTTACTTTCTCGGTTACAGGATTGTCAATTGTCTGTCAAACAAGTCAATCCGCGGCAATATGTTGCTCAGATTCCTCAGGTATACGCTTTTGTGAGTGAAAGCACAGCCAATGGCTTTTAAAGTTTGCTGCATGTTTCTCAACTTGTAGCGAGTAatctccttcttttttttttttgttattttccgACAGCTACCAAACACTGAAGTTTGGTTTCAACGGCCAAAAGACATTGTCAGGAAGTTGCTCTCGGGAGATTTTGATTTAGGCATCGTTGGTCTTGACATTGTTAGTGAGTTTGGTCAGGTATAAttacattattattatatatcttgATTAGCATTTTTGCATGTTGAGATTCTAGGAAACCTTAGCTATACTGATATTCATGGTAGAGAATCAAGAAACAAGTCTGATCCCCTTGATATTGCGAAGCTGTACTAGTTTGAGTTTAGCTTATGGTCTGATTGCCAGTTTTGCATCAGAATTGAgatgttttgaattttgtttccaGGGAAATGATGATCTTATCATTGTCCACGAAGCTCTCAACTTTGGAGACTGTCATCTCTCCCTTGCGGTACCTTCTTTCCTAGAGTTATCACTGTAGATGACGTCTTGAATGCTCTTTTCATATGGTTTCAGATACCAAATTATGGGATATTTGAGAATATAAACTCTCTCAAGGAGCTCGCACAAATGCCTCAATGGACTGCGGAAAGACCTTTACGAGTTGCTACAGGATTCACTTATGTATGTTGATTTAGAAGTGCTCCTTTGGCGCATTACTGTCCGTTTATTTTTATTCAGAATGCAATTGAATTGTTTTGGAATCATCCAATTTTTGTTTGCAGCTAGGCCCCAAATTTATGAAAGACAACGGTATAAAGCACGTGACTTTTTCAACTGCAGATGGAGCCCTAGAGGCAGCTCCTGCGGTGAGATTTTATTCTATCTGCATATCAGCCTTAGAGTTCGACTTATGCTCCCTTACTAGACTACTAAGCTTCCATAAGGTGGCTTGAAAATGTATAGTACATTAGATCTTTCTGCAAGATAGCTATCTTACTGAACGTTTTTACTCATGATTTCATTTCTGGAAGATTTGTAGCCGCCTTGTAGGGTCTTGTTTTCGTTGATCGCTCTTAGTAGTCTGAGATGATGGATTGTATTTGTTAGCTGAAAGAGATGACTATTGCGTGGAGTGTTCATTAAAACATTGTTTTCTTGTTAATTAGATGGGGATAGCTGATGCCATTTTAGACCTTGTGAGCAGTGGGACAACTCTTAAAGAGAACAACTTGAAAGAGATTGAAGGAGGGGTGGTTCTGCAAAGCCAGGTCTGATGTGAAAGATATATGGAGTTAGTTATTGTTCTGAACTTGGCAACCGTTTtaccaaaacaatattttcttttctccTTTGTTCTATCAGGCTGCACTTGTGGCAAGCAGGAGGGCATTGACTGAGAGAACAGGAGCACTAGACACAGTGCATGAGATTCTTGAGAGATTGGAAGCCCATTTGAAGGCGGCTGGTCAATTCACTGTATGCGCAGAGTAATTGTAATGTTTTTTCGCATGATCTCTACTTTGGCTCTCTCTATCATCCTATGTTTTCACTTCAGGTTGTTGCAAACATGAGAGGAACGGATGCTGAGGAAGTGGCTGTACGTTTGAAAACCCAGCCATCATTATCAGGATTGCAGGTAGAGCTTTGAGAACATTTGTAGTACCAACTTGAAGAATGGCTTATAACGTCTATCTGTAATGTGCTTCTTTTGTGATGTGCAGGGACCAACAATAAGTCCAGTTTACTGTAAACGAGATGGAAAAGTATCTATTGAGTTCTATGCCATTGTGATATGTGTACCCAAAAAAGCTCTGTACGAGTCTGTGCAGCAACTGAGAGCGGTAAGTAACGTCATCTATCTTTGCTTCCAACTCGTGCACTTTTACTCTTCATATGTCTCATTACTATGAGATTCACACAAAAGTTAAAAGCTATTAGCCCAAACCACCTTTGCTTATTGTGCGGATTGGTGTAAATTAAGCTCACGTTTAGTTTTAGTGATATGTGATGGTTCATGAAATGTTGATTGGCAGGTGGGAGGAAGTGGGGTGCTGGTTTCACCACTAACATACATTTTTGATGAGGAGACTCCCAGATGGAGTCAGCTTTTGAGTAACCTCGGACTTTGATGCCTGCTTTCTTACTCAAGACAGACTTTGGCTTAGTCAGACGAAATCAATCGTAGACTTTTGTTCTTTTCCAGGAAAAACTGATAGATGTCTCGTTTAAGTCTTTTGTATCTTCTTTCAGATCCAGTTCCGGATGATAGTTTAAGAATTTTATCGAAATTAAAATTCCACTTTTGTCTTTTGAACTAATCTTTTTTGTACAATGAATCCTTTATTGTTTACAGGGCTGCATAATACAATGAATCCTTTATTGTTTACAGGGCTGAGACATTGAGATGCAAAAGCTATAAAGCTCCACAGAAACATGGTTTATATAGTCTGGATCCTTCCCAGTAATTATAGAACCAACAAGGGCTCTGCACTCTAATATGTACTAATATTACTGAATGTAATTTGAATTATATATCGACACATCCTATAGAGGAAATAATAACAGGATTACTGAAGCTTATCACAAATCTGTGAGGGCAGTCTCTCTACCCATTGTTACCTCCTGCGCAAAAGTAAAAGATagataataaaacaattaaaacacaAGATGAAGACTGTCAACAGAGAGTGAGAGATTATAGTTTACCTCTAGCTTAGAATCGCTGGAGAAGACACAGGTAGATGTGAAAGCATGACCTGGCTCAAACAACCATCCTACAGAAAACAATCTCTCGCCATCTTTGCCATCTTGGAGTGAGCACCACAGGTCTTGAGGAAGCAATAAAAGATCCTTTTCTTCTCGCACAATCTCAACCACCTTCTCGCCAGTAAATTGTTGAATGCAGCCCTGAATGGATAGGATACACCTTCAGTTTTAGTAGATGACAATTATTGAATGGATACACATAAAAAGGTCAGGCCAACTCACGGAATCAGAGGCGTGAAAGCTAGTGGTAGCAAGCACAGCTCTCCAAGAACCGGCTACCGCCGAAGCTGGTGTGGCAGGTGTAGAAGCGAACCCGGAGCTACGCGTGGCGCAACCTCCGAGCTGGTCGCCGTCCCTGAACGGACCATACCAAAGCTCACGGAAAACTTTGAAACTGCGCAACGACAACATTCTGGTCTCTACGACCTGGAAAATCCTGACGCGGGACTCCTTGTCGTTCGGATTGACCAGGCAATGCTCCACCTCTAGCAGCTGGCTGTCCCCCAGAGGCCGCCACACGGCGACGTAAGAGCCAGAGACGGAATAAGAGAAGGATAAGGCGCTTGGACCGATGCTCCTCTGGTCGACGCTGTGACGGGTGGCGGCATCGGCTTCGCACCCAACGGTGGGGAGGAGTTTGATGGACTTGTAAAGGAAGGTGTACTGTGGGTGGGGTTGAGCAAGAGTGGGACACTGCGTCTGCCAGTCGAACACCTTCACTTCCCATTCTCGATAGGCTTCTGGAACCACTGACTCGGGTAGTTCCAGGGGGTGTCCTTCGCGTGAGAAATCTGCTCCGAAACCGTCCCATTCGCCAGACACGTTTTGAGCGAACTCCGACCAGGCTAAGAAGGAACGGAGAGAGACACGGTTTTAAAGAAAACAACCAGCAAACTCAGAAGCTGAGAAAGATAAAAGATATTCTTACCAGTGATAACAGGGGCGGGCTGGACAATATCAGAGGAACAATAAAGAGGAGAGATTGTGGTTCTGTAACAAACTCCTAAACTGGAAGAGAAGGGAAAGCGGAGAGCTGCTTCGAAGGAAGGCGGAGGTGCAGGCGTACTGTTCCGCCACAGGAGGGAGCTTCTTGAGGACGATAGCATCGGAACAGAGTGCAGAATCATGAAAGAAAGGCGAAAGTCGACTttatcaaagaagaagaagaagtagcaAAGATGAGACGGGCAACAGAGAggtagatgaagaagaagatgacagaGTCGAGACTGAAGGAGATAAAACAATGAAACGTAGCTCAAGTGTAAAGAGTTTATGAATGAAGAAAGATTCTAAAATAATCATGAACAAATCTCCAAACAATTTCAATGGAGAAAGCGTACAGAGTttagaggaagatgatgatctATCAATGAAGAATGTTGACGATAACAAACTTCCTCTTCCAGTTACGCCTAGCCACATGTCTGTTTACACAATCCTTCCCCTCATCCAATCAGCCATTGCCACGTAGGCTCTTTATCTGTAACAAATATCTCCCTTCCTATAAAAACCTGGACCACAAAACTCAGAAATTGCCCCTGCAATATTAACTCCTTAACATTCCAATATCAGCACGTTTCAAAACTTTGAGTCTGCATAACATTAGTCAAAAAACTCAACAAAAATTCCATCATAGATCCTTTTGAACTATTATTCTTTTTGATCTATGATGGGAGTCTGCATAATACAATGAAAGCCACACTCGTTAGGTTTTCATCACTCAGGAAGAACAAGGATCTCTATGATGGAATCCATCTGAAGAACATAGCATCTCTATCTAATACTGCCTGTGAACAAGGACCACCCCATTAATTCTTTGACACTCCTCACCACACTGTAGCAGAAAATGAAAATCTTCATGGGAATTCATATTTGACTCGCGCAAGGTACAGACCAGATGCAGGAGCCATGGGTTTGCCCGCAGAAACATCCTTGGCCTTCAGGATCCGTTCCACTGAAGCAAATCATAGAAGAACCCTTTgttcaatatttttgaaaccATTACTGTATAACTCTgacaagggagagagagagagagagaggaatatACCGTCTAAGACGGTCAATTCTCCAGTCCCTACGCATTTCAGTACTGCTACAATCAGTCGAACCTGCACGTCATGAAGATATAAAAACCACATGACTTAAAAAAAGAGTATCTCAGACCACAGTTACAAAAATATGATCTACCGAGAGAAGAGACAATGGATATAAATCAAACCTGGTGGTAGAGAAACCCGCGGGAACGCGCTGTTACGACGTAGCAGCGGTGTCGTCTTCTTATACCGAAAGCTTCGCCATTTGTAGTAACACCAGCAGTCTCAGTCTTGGTTTGACTGGAACATGTGAGAGGATCTCCATTGTTTGGGTTACTCCAAGTACTTTCCGTGAGAGATGGAAAATATGGAGTTGATGGTACTTCAGTGACACTTAGTTCATCTAAAGATCTCACCGGTGACTTTGcctgcaataaataaataaaaaacactcgTCAAAAGTTTATCAAGTTTTGGTAAAACATCAATCTACACTAGATATTTAAGTTCTACCAAACCACAAATTAGATGCATTAATCAGCCTATTCTGAATGGGGTGA
This region of Brassica napus cultivar Da-Ae chromosome C5, Da-Ae, whole genome shotgun sequence genomic DNA includes:
- the LOC106400915 gene encoding cx9C motif-containing protein 4-like, with the translated sequence MPQPSKEPCKKEACDIQACLSKNNFLPQRCQTVIEKLQACCEKCNNESTHCGSVSALLKQIKK
- the LOC106400912 gene encoding ATP phosphoribosyltransferase 2, chloroplastic, with protein sequence MSIATPLNATLQRSPPPPSFSVFSPIHPTTLSVTGTRKRCLRMVVTSCVSHSQSSVQNGVTDAVSARNQIRLGLPSKGRMATDTLDLLKDCQLSVKQVNPRQYVAQIPQLPNTEVWFQRPKDIVRKLLSGDFDLGIVGLDIVSEFGQGNDDLIIVHEALNFGDCHLSLAIPNYGIFENINSLKELAQMPQWTAERPLRVATGFTYLGPKFMKDNGIKHVTFSTADGALEAAPAMGIADAILDLVSSGTTLKENNLKEIEGGVVLQSQAALVASRRALTERTGALDTVHEILERLEAHLKAAGQFTVVANMRGTDAEEVAVRLKTQPSLSGLQGPTISPVYCKRDGKVSIEFYAIVICVPKKALYESVQQLRAVGGSGVLVSPLTYIFDEETPRWSQLLSNLGL
- the LOC106400914 gene encoding uncharacterized protein LOC106400914, which translates into the protein MILHSVPMLSSSRSSLLWRNSTPAPPPSFEAALRFPFSSSLGVCYRTTISPLYCSSDIVQPAPVITAWSEFAQNVSGEWDGFGADFSREGHPLELPESVVPEAYREWEVKVFDWQTQCPTLAQPHPQYTFLYKSIKLLPTVGCEADAATRHSVDQRSIGPSALSFSYSVSGSYVAVWRPLGDSQLLEVEHCLVNPNDKESRVRIFQVVETRMLSLRSFKVFRELWYGPFRDGDQLGGCATRSSGFASTPATPASAVAGSWRAVLATTSFHASDSGCIQQFTGEKVVEIVREEKDLLLLPQDLWCSLQDGKDGERLFSVGWLFEPGHAFTSTCVFSSDSKLEEVTMGRETALTDL